TGAAAGCTTCGGGATTCGAGGGAGAAAATTCATTCTCTCCGCTTCGCCTCCCGGAAGATGCCATGAGCTTTGCCAGAGGTTTCTTAGGTACCTTGGGATTGAAGGAAGGAGACCGGGTTTTAGCTATCCACTCTGGGAGTGGTAGCCCAGCGAAGAACTGGAGTCCCGGAAATTTTGCCCGGGTTGCGGATGGAGTCAGCGAGCGGGCCAAAGTTCTCCTAATCTCCGGGCCCGCGACCGATGGAGTTGAAGAAGTAAGAAGAGCTTTGAAGAAAGCAGACTCCTTCGTCGCGGATAATCTGCCGTTGATTCAATTGGCAGCCGTGCTCAAATTAAGCACGGCTTATCTAGGGAACGACTCGGGGATCACTCACCTGGCGGCGGCATTGGGGGTACCCACGGTGGCGATTTTCGGTCCTACCGATCCGGCTATCTGGGGCCCGCGGGGGCCGGGGGTTCGGCTTCTTTACGATAGATCTTCTTGCTCCCCCTGTTCTTCTGAAGCCCGATCGGCATGCTCTCGCCAATGCCTGGAAAGGATTGATCCGGATCGGGTGATCGAGCTCCTATCCCTCTTTTTTAAATAAATCTCCAGCTTCGAACAAGTCGCACCTTCTTTTTTCCTGAACTGTTATGCAAATTCACACTTGATTTTATCAAAATTAGGTGGTAATATTCCTATTATAAAAGCCTTAAAAGGAGTAACCATGCCAATCATAAAATCCATTTCGAGCCTGCGCAATCAAACGAGAGACATTGCTTCTCTATGTCATGAACAAGACGAGCCTGTTTATCTGACTACCAATGGCGAAGGTGACCTCGTTGTCATGAGCATCGAACATTACGAAAGACTCAAAGCAAGGGTCGAGCTTTTCGGAAAGCTTGCCGTTGCCCAGGCTCAGGCTGCGGCTGGAGAAAAAGGGTTTACCCATACTCAAGTAATGAAAAAACTTCGGCAGCGCTTGCATGGCAAATAATTACATCCTCCGTTACCTTCCTGTTGCCGTTGACGACCTTATCTCCATCTTCGACTGGATTGCAAGCGACAGTCCATCTAATGCCGCAGCTTTTGTCGACAAGCTCGATCAGCGCCTTGGCAACCTTGAAACTCATCCCTTTCTGGGTCGAATACCAAAAGACGATAAGCTTAAAATCTCAGGTTATCGTGTCCTCGTTATTGAATCCTACCTTGTTTTCTACATCATTCGTGGCA
The genomic region above belongs to Deltaproteobacteria bacterium and contains:
- a CDS encoding glycosyltransferase family 9 protein, producing the protein MAPFPSQPEKILIIHSGGIGDLLLALPAMRLFRRTFPHSILALLGRPERLSLTAFDLQAKSLPSIDQAGMAYFYVAGGTLPSSLSAFFSSCPVILVFGKSRGNALAENLQKAGAGRVILIPSFPPEGLKVHAADYLVDSLKASGFEGENSFSPLRLPEDAMSFARGFLGTLGLKEGDRVLAIHSGSGSPAKNWSPGNFARVADGVSERAKVLLISGPATDGVEEVRRALKKADSFVADNLPLIQLAAVLKLSTAYLGNDSGITHLAAALGVPTVAIFGPTDPAIWGPRGPGVRLLYDRSSCSPCSSEARSACSRQCLERIDPDRVIELLSLFFK
- a CDS encoding type II toxin-antitoxin system prevent-host-death family antitoxin; the encoded protein is MPIIKSISSLRNQTRDIASLCHEQDEPVYLTTNGEGDLVVMSIEHYERLKARVELFGKLAVAQAQAAAGEKGFTHTQVMKKLRQRLHGK
- a CDS encoding type II toxin-antitoxin system RelE/ParE family toxin, which encodes MANNYILRYLPVAVDDLISIFDWIASDSPSNAAAFVDKLDQRLGNLETHPFLGRIPKDDKLKISGYRVLVIESYLVFYIIRGKTVEIHRVVHGSRNLDDIV